Proteins found in one Actinokineospora alba genomic segment:
- a CDS encoding DUF1761 domain-containing protein has product MSFSVLADLNWLAVIVSTIAFFALGGLWYSNLLFGKIWSRAVGWEMDGDEKPPVTIYLMPLLTCFVTSIAVAMLAAATGTDTFGEAIALGVVTGLGLAAMALLVTGFFDPKKPQPMAWVAITAGYHLVGILVVSVIVALWQ; this is encoded by the coding sequence GTGAGTTTCTCGGTACTGGCAGACCTCAACTGGCTCGCGGTGATCGTGTCCACGATCGCGTTCTTCGCCCTTGGTGGGCTCTGGTACTCGAATCTGCTGTTCGGCAAGATCTGGAGCCGCGCCGTCGGCTGGGAGATGGACGGCGACGAGAAGCCGCCGGTCACGATCTACCTGATGCCGCTGCTCACCTGCTTCGTCACCAGCATCGCGGTCGCCATGCTGGCCGCGGCGACCGGCACCGACACCTTCGGCGAGGCGATCGCGCTCGGCGTCGTCACCGGGCTGGGTCTGGCCGCCATGGCGCTGTTGGTCACCGGGTTCTTCGACCCGAAGAAGCCGCAGCCGATGGCATGGGTGGCCATCACCGCCGGATACCACCTGGTCGGCATCCTCGTGGTGTCGGTGATCGTCGCCCTGTGGCAGTAA
- a CDS encoding sensor histidine kinase, with protein MQRLNRLRGSGTIQSRVLAIALIPSIAILVVGVALSVYLAYQGVSTQSFADNVRGALGPSSRVIVAVQEERRLTTLQVTGAGGDPNELDRQRREVDAAVKDLAATTETLAADAPDELSRPLERLNETARELPATRQLVDSGTATVQQVYDFYGELVDFVGEGVQGIARSATDAEVGFEQMISSELFRSVEAQARSHVLVERAMANGLDTKEFHELAHQMGTYHELIETIVPRLTDQERKQYTALKATPNWKTLVAGDDAIMAKGPGKHAVPFDVAAWEDANRKVSAGLVELYKSHSSYAADLGTDSGSRVLATSLAAGLTILLVAIAAMLIALRLSRGLIRRLTRLRVETLEVAEHKLPDVIDRLGRGERVDVEAELPLFDHGDDEIGQVANAFGKAQRTAVAATAKEAEIRQGVRSVFLNIAHRSQVMVHRQLKVLDKAERSEDDPDQLALLFQLDHLATRSRRNAESLIILGGKQPGRRWRNPVALLDVVRSAVAETEDYERVNTGKLPEVSLQGAVVADLIHLLAELIDNATSFSPPETHVDVVGTLVGRGVVIEIEDQGLGIEEDKIEDFNRRLQSPPDFGVMALSGESRIGLFVVGRLATQHGIKVALRESIYGGVRAVVLVPNSVVVREPAPDARPGEPTPRPEPVAPEQARPEPLHRRTSGQLPIGKHAETAPASNGFSTWMTPADEQAAPSNGSNGSNGSNGTGRAKSHGDLAQPSIVEKLDAAGGAPTQRIPHTPGTPGEPARPNGATPSRPTTPLARRTPRANLAAQLRKEPGQTPADPVPPASVPTPERSRASMSAFQRGTRRARAGEPDTGRPGRPGEET; from the coding sequence ATGCAGAGACTGAACCGGCTACGCGGGTCGGGCACGATCCAGTCGCGGGTGCTGGCCATCGCCTTGATCCCGTCGATCGCGATCCTGGTCGTGGGTGTCGCTCTCTCCGTTTACCTGGCGTACCAGGGCGTGAGCACGCAGTCCTTCGCGGACAACGTGCGCGGCGCGCTCGGCCCCAGCTCACGGGTGATCGTCGCGGTCCAGGAGGAACGGCGACTGACCACGCTGCAGGTCACCGGCGCGGGGGGCGACCCCAACGAGCTCGACCGGCAGCGCCGCGAGGTGGACGCCGCGGTGAAGGACCTCGCCGCCACGACCGAGACCCTCGCCGCGGACGCCCCGGACGAGCTCAGCCGCCCCTTGGAGCGGCTCAACGAGACCGCCCGCGAACTGCCCGCGACCCGGCAGCTGGTCGACAGCGGCACGGCGACCGTGCAGCAGGTCTATGACTTCTACGGCGAACTCGTCGACTTCGTCGGCGAGGGCGTGCAGGGCATCGCGCGCTCGGCCACCGACGCCGAGGTCGGCTTCGAGCAGATGATCAGCTCCGAGCTGTTCCGCTCGGTCGAGGCGCAGGCGCGCTCGCACGTGCTCGTCGAGCGGGCCATGGCCAACGGCCTCGACACCAAGGAGTTCCACGAGCTCGCCCACCAGATGGGTACCTACCACGAGCTGATCGAGACGATCGTGCCGCGGCTGACCGACCAGGAGCGCAAGCAGTACACCGCGCTCAAGGCGACGCCGAACTGGAAGACCCTGGTCGCGGGCGACGACGCGATCATGGCCAAGGGCCCCGGCAAGCACGCGGTCCCGTTCGACGTGGCCGCCTGGGAGGACGCCAACCGCAAGGTCTCCGCGGGCCTGGTCGAGCTGTACAAGTCGCACTCGTCCTACGCGGCCGACCTCGGCACCGACAGCGGCAGCCGCGTGCTGGCGACGTCGCTGGCCGCCGGTCTGACGATTCTCCTCGTCGCCATCGCCGCCATGCTGATCGCGCTGCGACTCTCCCGCGGCCTCATCCGCAGGCTCACCCGGCTGCGCGTGGAGACCCTCGAGGTCGCCGAGCACAAGCTCCCCGACGTGATCGACCGGCTCGGCCGCGGCGAGCGGGTCGACGTCGAAGCCGAGCTGCCGCTGTTCGACCACGGCGACGACGAGATCGGCCAGGTCGCGAACGCGTTCGGCAAGGCCCAGCGCACCGCCGTCGCGGCGACGGCGAAGGAAGCCGAGATCCGCCAGGGCGTCCGCTCGGTGTTCCTCAACATCGCCCACCGCAGCCAGGTCATGGTGCACCGCCAGCTCAAGGTGCTCGACAAGGCGGAGCGGTCCGAAGACGATCCGGACCAGCTCGCCCTGCTCTTCCAGCTCGACCACCTCGCCACCCGAAGCAGGCGCAACGCCGAGAGCCTGATCATCCTCGGCGGCAAGCAGCCCGGTCGGCGGTGGCGCAACCCGGTCGCGCTGCTCGACGTCGTGCGCAGCGCGGTCGCCGAGACCGAGGACTACGAACGGGTCAACACCGGCAAGCTGCCCGAGGTGTCGCTGCAGGGCGCGGTCGTCGCCGACCTCATCCACCTGCTCGCCGAGCTGATCGACAACGCGACGTCGTTCTCCCCGCCGGAGACGCACGTCGACGTGGTCGGCACCCTGGTCGGCCGCGGTGTGGTGATCGAGATCGAGGACCAGGGCCTGGGCATCGAAGAGGACAAGATCGAGGACTTCAACCGCAGGCTGCAGAGCCCGCCCGACTTCGGCGTGATGGCGCTGTCCGGCGAGTCGCGGATCGGCCTGTTCGTGGTCGGACGGCTGGCCACCCAGCACGGCATCAAGGTCGCGCTGCGCGAGTCGATCTACGGCGGGGTCCGGGCGGTCGTGCTGGTGCCCAACAGCGTCGTCGTCCGCGAGCCCGCGCCGGACGCGCGGCCCGGTGAGCCCACTCCCAGACCCGAGCCGGTCGCCCCGGAGCAGGCGAGACCGGAACCGCTGCACCGCCGCACTTCCGGGCAGCTCCCGATCGGCAAGCACGCCGAGACCGCGCCCGCGAGCAACGGCTTCTCGACGTGGATGACGCCCGCCGACGAACAGGCGGCGCCGTCGAACGGCTCCAACGGCTCCAACGGCTCCAACGGCACCGGCCGAGCCAAGTCCCACGGCGACTTGGCCCAGCCATCCATTGTGGAGAAGCTGGATGCGGCGGGCGGCGCGCCCACACAGCGCATCCCGCACACGCCGGGCACGCCCGGCGAACCGGCACGGCCCAACGGGGCCACGCCGAGTAGGCCGACGACCCCGCTCGCGCGGCGGACGCCGCGGGCCAATCTCGCCGCGCAGCTGCGCAAAGAGCCTGGTCAGACACCCGCCGATCCGGTGCCGCCCGCTTCTGTTCCCACACCTGAGCGTTCTCGTGCGAGCATGTCGGCGTTCCAGCGCGGCACGCGCCGTGCGCGCGCGGGTGAGCCGGACACGGGTCGACCAGGTAGGCCAGGGGAGGAAACATGA
- a CDS encoding DUF742 domain-containing protein codes for MIDNDDDEAWFDEDAGPLVRAYAVTRGRTKTSGTQLDLITLVAATGLQAQQLGPEHDSVLAVCVEQQSVAEVAAKVGLALGVVKVLISDLIERNCLMVRSRQTAVEPDLEMMQKVLDGIRRL; via the coding sequence ATGATCGACAACGACGACGACGAGGCCTGGTTCGATGAGGACGCGGGCCCGCTGGTCCGCGCGTACGCGGTCACCCGCGGCCGGACCAAAACGTCGGGCACGCAACTCGACTTGATCACTTTGGTTGCCGCGACCGGGCTTCAGGCGCAACAGTTGGGGCCAGAGCACGACAGTGTGCTCGCGGTGTGCGTGGAGCAGCAGTCGGTCGCCGAGGTCGCGGCGAAGGTCGGGCTCGCGCTCGGCGTGGTGAAGGTGCTGATCAGCGACCTGATCGAGCGGAACTGCCTGATGGTGCGGTCGCGCCAGACCGCGGTCGAGCCGGACCTCGAGATGATGCAGAAGGTGCTGGATGGAATCCGCAGGCTCTGA
- a CDS encoding roadblock/LC7 domain-containing protein has translation MTGMSTNKNLDWLLDDLVQRVGDVERAVLLSADGLMIGKSRSLAQADAEHLAAVASAFQSLATGAGRHFGGGDVYQTVVEMQHAFMMVTAAGTGACIAVLAAQDSDLGIIAYEVNRMVTRVGGYLTSAPRSAVAGPAAPSVS, from the coding sequence ATGACGGGCATGTCGACGAACAAGAACCTGGACTGGCTGCTCGACGACTTGGTGCAGCGCGTCGGCGACGTCGAAAGAGCGGTGCTGCTGTCGGCCGACGGGCTCATGATCGGGAAGTCCAGAAGCCTCGCGCAGGCCGACGCCGAGCACCTCGCCGCGGTCGCCTCGGCGTTCCAGAGCCTCGCGACCGGGGCCGGACGGCACTTCGGCGGCGGTGACGTCTACCAGACCGTGGTGGAGATGCAGCACGCCTTCATGATGGTCACCGCGGCCGGGACCGGCGCGTGCATCGCCGTGCTCGCCGCGCAGGACTCGGACCTGGGGATCATCGCCTACGAGGTCAACCGCATGGTGACAAGAGTCGGGGGTTACCTCACCTCCGCGCCGCGGTCCGCGGTCGCAGGGCCGGCGGCGCCGTCGGTGTCATGA
- a CDS encoding GTP-binding protein translates to MESAGSEPKTATAVKVLVAGGVGTDTPALVDAVSEIPLLHVEEFFVVAGVADLASVGVDLGRITISPDLMLYLFGTSTEDRSWFLWDELSTGALGAIVLADARALEESAAAVDFFRGRAIPFVVGVDCPEGTRLPEVDEVRAALGLGPDVPVRLCDASRRESTKQLLIALVESLMAAARSVPAITR, encoded by the coding sequence ATGGAATCCGCAGGCTCTGAACCGAAGACCGCCACCGCGGTGAAGGTGCTGGTGGCGGGCGGGGTGGGCACCGACACGCCCGCGCTGGTCGACGCCGTCAGCGAGATCCCCCTGCTGCACGTCGAGGAGTTCTTCGTCGTCGCGGGCGTGGCCGACCTGGCCTCGGTCGGGGTCGACCTGGGCCGCATCACGATCAGCCCGGACCTGATGCTCTACCTGTTCGGCACGTCCACCGAGGACCGGTCCTGGTTCCTGTGGGACGAACTCTCCACGGGCGCACTCGGCGCCATCGTGCTGGCCGACGCCCGCGCCCTCGAGGAGTCCGCGGCCGCCGTCGACTTCTTCCGCGGCCGCGCGATCCCGTTCGTGGTCGGCGTCGACTGCCCCGAGGGAACCAGGCTGCCCGAGGTGGACGAGGTGCGCGCCGCCCTCGGCCTGGGCCCCGACGTCCCGGTCCGCCTCTGCGACGCGTCGCGGCGGGAATCCACCAAGCAGCTGCTGATCGCCCTGGTGGAGTCCCTCATGGCCGCGGCGCGATCGGTGCCCGCGATCACCCGCTGA
- a CDS encoding S1C family serine protease, translated as MSEDLEPRAPTEAEALDAYSRTVSAVAAAVTPQVAAVRLGQGGGSAVVFDEQSHLITNAHVVGSAGSGTATFSDGAETPFDVVGRDALSDLAVLRIHGDSPPSAVFGDADKLVVGQLVVAVGNPLGLAGSVTAGVVSALGRALPVRQGRAGRVIENVIQTDAALNPGNSGGALADSAGRVVGINTAVAGFGLGLAVPVNSTTLRIIDTLLTEGRVRRAYLGVVGVPAPLPDDVAERTGQRAGLRVVEVVPGGPAHRSGLRAGDLILTVGRTEIHDAQGIQRKLFAEAIDRDLPVTVLRNGAMVDVYAVPSELSAQ; from the coding sequence GTGTCCGAAGACCTTGAACCACGCGCGCCCACCGAGGCCGAAGCCCTCGACGCGTACTCACGCACCGTCAGCGCCGTCGCCGCGGCGGTGACACCCCAGGTGGCTGCGGTCCGGCTCGGGCAAGGCGGCGGCTCTGCCGTGGTGTTCGACGAGCAGTCGCACCTGATCACCAACGCGCACGTCGTCGGGTCCGCGGGCTCGGGCACGGCCACGTTCTCCGACGGCGCCGAGACCCCCTTCGACGTGGTCGGCCGCGACGCCCTGTCGGACCTGGCGGTGCTGCGGATCCACGGCGACTCGCCGCCCTCGGCCGTGTTCGGCGACGCCGACAAGCTCGTGGTCGGGCAACTCGTGGTGGCCGTGGGGAACCCGCTCGGGCTGGCCGGGTCGGTCACCGCGGGCGTGGTGAGCGCCCTGGGCCGCGCGCTGCCGGTGCGGCAGGGCCGGGCGGGTCGGGTCATCGAGAACGTGATCCAGACCGACGCGGCCCTCAACCCCGGCAACTCCGGCGGCGCCCTGGCCGACTCGGCGGGCCGGGTGGTCGGCATCAACACCGCGGTGGCGGGTTTCGGGCTCGGGTTGGCGGTGCCGGTGAACTCGACCACGCTGCGGATCATCGACACCCTCCTGACCGAGGGCCGGGTTCGCCGCGCGTACCTGGGGGTCGTGGGCGTCCCCGCGCCGCTGCCCGACGACGTCGCCGAGCGCACCGGTCAGCGGGCGGGTCTGCGGGTGGTGGAGGTCGTCCCCGGCGGACCCGCGCACCGCTCGGGTCTGCGTGCGGGAGACCTGATCCTGACCGTCGGCCGCACCGAAATCCATGACGCACAAGGAATCCAGCGCAAGCTGTTCGCCGAGGCGATCGACCGGGACCTGCCCGTCACCGTCCTGCGCAACGGCGCCATGGTCGACGTCTACGCCGTGCCGAGCGAGCTTTCCGCTCAGTGA
- a CDS encoding AI-2E family transporter — translation MPTAGEPTTKRWAWAGAAILIWAAVAYLIWRIAGALAPVLVPLAVSVLIAAALRPAARWLVGRGWPRALAAALLVIGPLAVLGVLLVVTVDALVRGGGELVDALRDGVGTVRDWLVHGPLGLSEPQVGAAVDNLVAFLGDQGERIVGGATATAAAVGSFLAGLVLAVFVLFFLLYEGDRIWVRLLAPLPESVRTRIDRGGRTGFASLGAYSRATVAVAVVDAVVIGAGLAIIGVPMVIPLASLVFLAAFVPYVGAFVAGFVAVLVGLVSGGPVTALLVLGLSVLVQTLEGEVLQPFLLGRMVRLHPLLVVVSIAVGVVLAGIVGALFAVPFVLVVRAMINQFWSNPDPAP, via the coding sequence ATGCCCACTGCAGGCGAACCGACGACAAAGCGATGGGCCTGGGCGGGCGCGGCCATCCTCATCTGGGCCGCCGTCGCCTACCTCATCTGGCGCATAGCGGGCGCCTTGGCCCCCGTCCTGGTCCCGCTGGCCGTGTCCGTGCTGATCGCCGCCGCCCTCCGCCCCGCTGCCCGATGGCTGGTCGGGCGCGGTTGGCCGAGGGCGCTCGCGGCCGCCCTCCTGGTCATCGGCCCCCTCGCTGTCCTGGGTGTCCTGCTGGTGGTCACCGTCGACGCGCTGGTGCGCGGCGGCGGCGAACTCGTCGACGCGCTGCGGGACGGCGTCGGCACCGTGCGGGACTGGCTCGTGCATGGCCCACTGGGCCTGAGTGAGCCGCAAGTCGGCGCGGCGGTGGACAACCTGGTCGCCTTCCTGGGCGATCAGGGCGAGCGGATCGTCGGCGGAGCTACAGCGACGGCCGCCGCCGTGGGTTCCTTCCTCGCGGGCTTGGTTCTCGCCGTGTTCGTGTTGTTCTTCCTGCTCTACGAAGGAGACCGGATCTGGGTCCGGTTGCTCGCCCCGCTGCCCGAGTCGGTCCGCACCCGCATCGATCGCGGTGGGAGGACGGGGTTCGCCTCACTGGGGGCGTATTCCCGCGCGACCGTCGCGGTGGCCGTGGTCGACGCCGTGGTGATCGGCGCCGGGCTGGCGATCATCGGTGTGCCGATGGTGATTCCGTTGGCGTCACTGGTCTTCCTCGCCGCGTTCGTGCCCTACGTCGGCGCGTTCGTGGCTGGGTTCGTGGCGGTGCTGGTGGGTCTGGTGTCCGGCGGGCCCGTCACGGCGTTGCTGGTCCTGGGCCTCAGCGTGCTCGTGCAGACGCTGGAAGGTGAAGTGCTGCAACCATTCCTGCTTGGGCGAATGGTGCGGCTGCACCCGCTGCTGGTGGTGGTCTCGATCGCGGTCGGTGTCGTGCTGGCCGGGATCGTCGGGGCCCTGTTCGCCGTCCCGTTCGTCCTTGTCGTGCGCGCGATGATCAACCAGTTCTGGTCGAATCCCGACCCTGCTCCGTAG